One Nitrososphaerota archaeon genomic region harbors:
- the rpsQ gene encoding 30S ribosomal protein S17 has protein sequence MTEQPKIYKGIITDNGEHLSVRGKLFEGKVVSAKNKNTVVIQRENPLYITKTKRYARSKSTIHAYKLAKQEIKEGDIVVAAECRPIAKSVSFVVVEVKS, from the coding sequence ATGACAGAACAACCCAAAATCTACAAAGGAATCATAACTGACAACGGCGAGCACCTCAGCGTCAGAGGCAAGCTATTCGAAGGCAAAGTAGTCAGCGCCAAGAACAAAAACACAGTAGTTATCCAGCGAGAAAACCCACTGTACATCACCAAGACAAAACGATACGCAAGAAGCAAAAGCACAATCCATGCTTACAAGTTAGCTAAACAAGAAATCAAAGAAGGCGACATTGTAGTTGCTGCAGAATGCAGACCAATTGCAAAATCGGTATCATTCGTAGTAGTGGAGGTCAAGTCATAA